From Candidatus Angelobacter sp., one genomic window encodes:
- a CDS encoding Gfo/Idh/MocA family oxidoreductase, which produces MVAIGDENPGALAGAVQRLGVQSAATFRDASSMAQRGAIDAVVISSHTKDHARDAEPFVRAGIPVYLEKPLTADLREGFSFVKAIGVEKTLLQIGLQRRFDEALSYAKQLLDEKCVGEIREIRSILRDQHPPPPTYSSRGLIIDMGIHVADEALWLTGEFPRVVWGKMFHAKDYHSPIDEGGNTAHVGFTTPSGTICRLDLSRTHASGYNNETCIIGTKGTLHVGRFCGYPGPIPVELWTDCGKLHSLSKTFQMTELSGQFAEFQPRFQRAYEIAHSQFRDAVRGKKDFAVTQLDVLSAQVVVEAAHRSALNGGVEYVVARSENLDEYERLCRDHKLFDR; this is translated from the coding sequence CTGGTTGCCATAGGGGATGAAAATCCCGGTGCTCTCGCGGGCGCTGTTCAACGACTCGGTGTCCAAAGCGCCGCGACATTTAGAGATGCGTCTTCAATGGCGCAACGTGGAGCCATCGACGCAGTCGTCATTTCGTCTCACACCAAAGACCATGCCCGAGATGCGGAACCATTTGTACGTGCTGGCATACCCGTCTATCTGGAGAAACCACTCACTGCGGATCTCAGGGAAGGGTTTTCGTTCGTAAAGGCAATCGGCGTCGAGAAAACTCTGCTGCAAATCGGCCTGCAGCGCAGGTTCGACGAAGCGCTGAGTTACGCGAAGCAGTTGCTGGACGAGAAGTGCGTGGGAGAAATTCGCGAGATTCGCTCGATTCTCAGAGATCAGCACCCACCTCCTCCGACCTACTCGAGCCGGGGATTGATCATTGACATGGGCATTCACGTCGCCGATGAAGCGCTTTGGTTGACGGGTGAGTTTCCGCGCGTCGTTTGGGGAAAGATGTTTCACGCGAAAGATTATCACAGCCCCATCGACGAGGGTGGGAACACTGCCCACGTTGGTTTCACGACCCCGAGCGGGACGATCTGCCGCCTGGATTTGAGCCGAACGCACGCCTCCGGTTACAACAACGAGACCTGCATCATCGGCACGAAGGGAACCCTGCACGTCGGACGATTCTGTGGTTACCCCGGCCCGATCCCCGTTGAACTTTGGACCGATTGCGGAAAGCTGCACTCGCTGTCGAAAACCTTTCAAATGACGGAACTCTCAGGGCAGTTCGCGGAGTTTCAGCCTCGCTTCCAGAGGGCTTATGAAATCGCTCACTCACAGTTTCGTGACGCCGTGCGCGGAAAAAAAGACTTTGCGGTGACGCAACTCGATGTGCTGAGCGCGCAGGTGGTCGTGGAGGCGGCCCATCGTTCGGCATTGAACGGAGGCGTTGAGTACGTGGTCGCCCGGTCAGAAAACTTGGACGAGTACGAACGACTGTGCCGTGATCACAAGCTGTTTGACCGATAA